The genomic window AATTCGGATTACGCTTTTTTTGCTCACCCAGACTGGATGGTTCCCGGCCACGATACTCATGGGCAGGATATACGACTAAATGATCAGGTAATTTCATGATCTTTTGCAGAGATTCCCAGTGTTCGCCGGCGTCCCCTCCGGGCAGATCGGTGCGTCCTGCCCCACCGTCGTCTAAAAACAATGTATCTCCGGTTAAGATGCGGTCTGGGAAGATCAGACACATGCTGTCCTTCGTATGGCCGGGTGCGTGCATGACCTTCACGGGCATATCACTCAAGTGACAGTCGAACCCGTCAGGAACGCGGAAGCCCACACAGCGGACAGGGGAATTTTGGTGCATGACGTATACAGCGCCCGTGTGATCAACAAGCGCTCCGGCGCCGGAGAGGTGGTCTGCGTGAGTATGGGTATCCAGCACATGGGTTAGTTTTAACCCTTCATCTTTAAGAAGGGACACGTATTCGTTTACCTGCGGCAGCACAGGATCCACGATTATTACTTCTTTTGTCGCTTCAGAACCAACGAGGTAGGTTTTACATGCAATCTTGTTTAGCTGTTTAAAGATCATTTATTCCCCCCTTTAGAAATTTAGCCCATAATCGCGTATCAGGAATTCCGCCAAAAACATTTGATTAGCCGGGATATAAAGCCGATCTCTGCCTGAGACGCCAGGTTATTTATCAGCAGCTTATGTCCTATTACCTTCCCGTGGAGAATTTATTTTGTGAAATCAGCAAGATAATTTTATCCAGGATCAATCGATTGACCTTGTCTTTTTTGTTAAAGAATAGCGTGTATGATAAAAACGAGTAATAAACTGCAAGCCGATATGGTCTAGATAACGGCGAACTGTTCCCTTAATAACCTGATAAACAAAATACAACAGGTGATTTATCCGCCCGTGGAAATGAATGGACTTCGCTTGAGCAACCTCCCAGAGCGCACTCCGCCACTTCCTATCAGAAATACCACCTTCTCTTGAATGCGCCAGACATCGATTGATATACAAGAAAGTCATTCCACTTACCTTAGCCCGTAATAACCATTCATAATCCATTGCATAGCGAAATTCCCTTCGAAAAAGACCGATAGACGTATAACATTTGCGTAATGCAAATACCGTTAAATGACATACCGTCATTTCACGATGCAATAAATCATGGTTTGCACAAATTAAATGAGTTTTTTTTGCTGAAGAATCCCAATATTGACTCATCCCGTGTACGATATCGGCTTTTCCTGTAGAGAAATGTGAAACTACCTGAGCAATGGTATCCGTTTCATACCAGTCACCAGCACTAAGAATGCCGATTATATCCCCTGCAGAAAGGCTAATTCCCTTATTAAAGGCGTCACTTATCCCGTCATCAGGTTCACTTATCCAATAAGTAATACTGTCTTTATACTTTTTAACAATATCAAGCGTCCCATCGGTAGAACCACCATCAATTACAACATATTCCACATTATCATAGGTCTGGTTTATAACACTTTTCATAGTTTTCTCAATGTAATTCACTCCATTCAGTGCAACGGTAATAATGGTTACCAGCGGTTTCCCAACACAAGACTTTTTAAAATACCCTTCACTACGCAACCCACCTTCACCCTTTCTGTGAAGATTTTGAGGGAGAAAAAGTTGTGTTTGTACCTTTGACATGGAATCCTTTGTCATATTGGGGATTTCTTTTGTTACCAGTCGTGTCGTACTATAATGAGAATTCAGACAAATTAGGGTATTCATATTTGACGAGTTCTTTTCGAGATGATGCGTTTTGAATTGAATACGTTTGTTGATGTTTTTTATTTTTGGAGTATTTAGATGAGCACAAATAATAGCGTCAGTATAACAAAATACGGAAGAGAAGGAAACAGAAAACAGGAGGGTTTGCGGCTACGCCAAATACTTGTATAATAATTTTATGACCCATGAGGGACACGAAAAAACGCAGTAACCTTGGACAGTCTTCACGGCATTGAAACAATGCCCACCCAACAAATCCGATGGTCCGAGCGTATGCGCCAATACCATTACTTTGGCATTACTCTGCCCTTCTACTAAACCACTACGGGATAATCACACAACTGGAGTACGCAACGGCACCGTTTTCTTTCAGAACGAATATTTTTGTTAAAGAAATAATTGTTGTAATGCGTCCCTTTCCCAGGTACGTCCGATAAATCAATACAAAATTGTTGACTATGCCGAGAGTTTCTTTGTATATTCAATATAATTCGTAGTATTTTTTGTAAAAGCGCAACAATTATTATCCTTTTGATCTATCGGGTTATTCGTAAGGAGGTTTTAGTATGTCTAAATTGAGATTTTTATCGTTACTTATTATCGTAATGCTTCTCGTCAGTTGCTCAACGGTGCCAATTACGGGAAGAAAGCAAATTTCCTTTATACCACAGAGCCAGCTTATTGGTTCCAGTATTGATGCGTATAACCAGCTATTATCCCAATCGAAGCTTTCTTCTGACCCAACAAAAAAACAGATGGTGGTCGACGTTGGAACCAAAATAGCAGCAGCAGCAGAAGGGTATATGCGTGAAAATGGAATGGAAAAAGAACTTGAAGCGTATCATTGGGAATTCAACCTCATTGAAGATGATAAAACGGTAAATGCCTTCTGCATGCCGGGGGGCAAGATTGCCGTTTATACCGGAATACTTCCCATTACTCAAGACGAGACTGGTCTGGCAGTTGTAATGGGCCATGAAGTGGCTCATGCGTTGGCGAATCACGGCGGTGAAAGGATGAGTCAGGCCTTGCTGGCACAACTGGGAGCAACCTCACTGTCGGTAGCACTCAGCAGCCAACCCGCAATGACCAAAGAATTGTTAATGCAGGCTTATGGGGTAGGCGCAAATGTGGGAGTCCTGCTGCCATATAGTCGTCGCCAAGAACTGGAAGCTGATCATATTGGTCTTATCCTTATGGCAAAGGCTGATTATGACCCACGAACGGCTATTCCGTTCTGGCAAAGAATGGGGAATGTGGGGGGAGAAAGACCTCCCGAATTTTTGTCTACTCATCCAGCGCCAGAGAGAAGGGTCGAAGACATTCGAGATAAAATTCCCGAAGCGTTGAAATATTATAAAGGTCTTTGACCAGTGGCACAATCAAGTCCTTACCATTAGTTGCCTGGGGCATTGAATAAAGACCCATTAACCTTTCTGTGTAAATGTCCCTTCGCCGGTAAAAACCTCCGTTGCAGGACCCGTCATATAAACATTACCATCTGCTGCCCATTCCAGTTCCAGATCGCCTCCTGGTAAATGTGCAAGGACATTTCGCTCGGTCTTTTTGTTAAGAACACCCGCAACACATACCGCAGAGGCACCTGTTCCGCAGGCCATAGTTATTCCGGAGCCACGTTCCCACGTCTTCATCGTGACCTCCTTCGGGTTATGGATTCGGACAAAGTGGACATTTATCCGTTCCGGGAATACCCGATGGCGCTCAATTTCCGGGCCGTACTTTGAAATATCAAGGCCATCAAGATCGTCAACAAAGACAACACAGTGGGGATTTCCCATGGAAACACAAGTAATCCGGAATGACACATTCTTATCAATAGGCAGGCTTTCATCAATTACCTTTGTTTCATTGCCAATCATAGGGATTTCAGATCGCATGAGTCCGGGCTTGCCCATGTTGACCCTTGCCTTAGACACCCGCCCGTTTTCGGTAAAAACCTGGACAGTCTTGATCCCCGCCAGGGTTTCCACAGTGAGCGGATTTTTTTGAGTAATTTTGTTGTCATACACATATTTCGCGACACAACGGATACCATTTCCACACATCTGGGCCTCACTGCCATCGGCATTAAAGATACGCATCCGGCAATCGGCCACCGCAGAAGACAGGATAAGAATAAGGCCGTCAGACCCCACACCAAAATGTCGGTCACTGATAATCGGGGCGAGCTTTGCAGGTACACCAATCTCTTCTTCAAAACAATTAATATAAACATAGTCGTTGCCAATACCGTGCATTTTTGTGAATTTCATAAGAGCATTCCTTGTTTTTTGAAGTGCATTCTTTAATCTTTCCCCTCATTTGACATTCCGTACTTTACTGGTAATTTCAACCGATTCAAGTCAATGTTGTTCATGTTTTGTTATTACTTTTTAAGATACGATTCCCGTAAAACCACATGGATTTTCTCACGTTTTAACGACGTGGGGATTTGCCTCCCCCCTTCATCTCCCTCATCAGTTTTTACAAACAGGCACTGTACCACTTTTTTACTGCTCTGAAACACATGATAATCGGAGAAAAAATTCCCGTGGCTTTTCTGGTAAACCTTGTGAGGAAAAATACCAATACGAGACCCATAATTATAGCGACAACTAACGGGTGGGCACCCAATAGCCAGACAAACACCCTTATGAGGCCAGACAAAAATGCGATAGGGTGCGTGACAAAAGCAAACAGGAGTGAAGCGGCAAGGCCGTATTTGATAAACTTCGTACAGCTTGCAAATATTTTTGGCGGCATAAAGCGCATAACGAAAAGCCCTGCCTTTCCTTTTCTGGCCAGACTAAGCCCGTTATCGCCATACATGCCGACATACCGAATGACGTCATCTCCGTGTTTCTTTGCAAGACTGATTACTTCATGTCCGTATTTTGCTATGGACTGAACACCGTTTGAGCCGTACTTGGAGACGTATGAAATAACGTCATCACCGTAGAAGGCGGATAATTTTATGACCTCGTCACCATAGACCGAACTCAAAAGCACTACGTCTTTGCCATACTTTTGAATGACTCTGAGACCATCATCCCCGTAGAGCATAAGGTATCGAACAACGTCATCTCCATATTGTTGTGCCAGAAAGACAGCGGTGTCACCATATTTTTCAATTGCTTTACCGGCATCACCACCATATTTGGAAACGTAACGAACAACCTCATCTCCATATTGCTGTGAGAGATGCATGATTTTCCCGTCTGTTGCCTTTATTGCCTTAATACCATCATCTCCGTGTTTTGCCACAAACAGAACAACGTCGTCTCCATACGTTGCAACAAGGTCTTCCGTCAAATGCGCCAGTCCTTTGAAGCCCTTTGTAGTCTTGGCAAACCGTACCCCTTGTGCCACAAGCTTTGTTCCTTTGGAGATACCACCTCCGATGGGTATCAGCCCTAGAATATCCAGACCTGCAAACAGCTTGTCCGACAAGGCAATCTCTTCCTGCCGGATCCATTTCCGATTGACCCTTTCGACATCGGAAATAAAGAAATTTCGTAATTTATTCGAAATAATGGTAACAGCCTCTTCCCTGACATTGTTGATATCAAGAATTTCAAATCTGTCCATGAAATCATTTCCTAACTCACAAATAAGGTTGATAGCCTTCCTGGCATTTTCACGCCGTCCGGAAGCATCGCTTCCGGTGTTTGTAGCAGAGGTTTCTGTGCCATACCACCAGGATGATATCCATTCATAGGCGCTAGTTGTTTTCAGATAGCCATAGAAATGACTGCTAAAATCTTTATTATCATAGAAGAGATAAATAATTGGGATCGTTTGCTTATGTCCGTATGTTTTTATGACATGATAAAAGGTCTTGTCATCAATGAAAAGACTGAACAAGGTCTTTGCCTTTTCACCATACTCTTTTATAGCCAGCAGGCCATCGTCCTGGAATTTTATGACAATGCTTAATACCTCCTTGTCGTAAAGCTTTGCGAAACCAATTCCATGCTTTCGTGCTAAGGGGAAGACAATATCTCCCTTTTCATTAGCTAAATTGATTAAGTCCATCCCCCTATCTTTGTCTTCGCTTATAAGAAAAAAGTTTTCAGGGTCATTGGCAATACATTTCATTCCCTCATTCCCAAAAGTCCTGTAAAATTCTACACGAGCCTTGGGCGAGAAGATATTATCAATAGGTATATTATTATCAGCGTTGTTGTAGAGAAGAAAGATGTCACGGCAGTCGAGGAGTGGATATACGCTGGCTATTTCTTTGCCGTATTTTTCGAGCAATACAAGTCCTGCAATTTTATACTCTTTCAAAAACTCAAGGACAAAGGTGCCATACTGCTGACAGAGGCGCTCCGCATTATTCCCGAATTGATCAAACACGTCTTTATGCGTTGCGTAAATAGACTCGCCAAGGCTCCTTTGGACATTTAAAACTGCGCTTGGAATATCTTCTCGGGACTGAGACCCCACATTCTGTGAGGATACAATGGGTAAGCTGATGACGAAGAGGAAAGGAAAAAGCACGAATATCTTTTTGTTCATGAACGATATTGAAATAGTTCAACAAAAGGGCTTCTAGCGAAGAAGTTTAACACACGGAACAGGTGAATGCAAGCATCATACGACAAAGAAGCATTTGGCATGATGTGCCTGAATGCAAACGGATATTGACTTTAATAGTTCATTACGTGATAATAATTTTCATTTGCAAGCCGTGAAAGGTGGAGGCTATGGGAAGTAATGAAGAATTCCATGTCGTGACAGGGGCGTTTGGTTATACGGGTAAATATATAGCACAAAAACTCCTGTCTCTGGGAAAAAAGGTCCGCACGATTACGGGGCATCCGAACCGTCTAAACCCTTTTGGAGACAAGATAGGTATTTCCCCATTCAGTTTTGACAATCCGGCTGAATTGGTTAAAAGTTTGCGGGGAGCAATAACCCTTTACAATACTTATTGGGTGCGCTTTTCCTACAAACACGTTACTTTTGACAAGGCTGTTGAAAACACAAAGGTACTGATTAGGGCGGCAGAAGAGGCCGGCGTCCGAAAGATTGTTCACATTAGCATCACGAATGCCTCTGAGTCATCGCCTTTTCCCTATTTCAGAGGAAAGGGCGTCCTGGAAAAGGCCGTTTGTCAGTCAGGTATGTCCTACGCCATCATCCGTCCCACCGTTCTCTTTGGGCACGAGGATATTCTTATTAACAACATTGCCTGGCTCTTACGGAGGTTTCCCTTCTTTGCCATTCTTGGTTCCGGTGCTTATCAACTGCAACCCGTCTTTGTCGAAGATGTGGCCGAACTCGCTGTACAAGCTGGTCAATACGAAGAGAATATTCTTCTGGATGCCGTTGGTCCGGAAATTTATGCATTTCGTGAAATGGTTCAACTCATTGCAGAAAAAGTCCGTAGCAAGGCGAAAATAATTTATCTCAGGCCGGAATTAACGCTTCTCTTTTCAAGATTGATCGGCTATGTTGTCAATGATGTGATATTAACCCGGGATGAAGGCTACGGGCTAATGTCGAATCTCCTGATTTCCGGAAATCCTCCAACCGGAAGGACACGACTCAGCGCTTGGTTGACTGATCATGAAGAGGATATTGGGATTAAATATGCCTCTGAATTGGGACGACACTATCATTAGTCTCTGGTAGTAATGACGGCAAAAGAATTTCTCACTACAACGGCTTTCGGATATGCCAAATATTTAGTAGCGTTGTCAAGTGGAGACCTGAGAAAAGTCCTCCAATGTATAGTTGTCACGCATCAAAGCCGTTGTAGTAATAGGCAAGCCGAATTTTGGTAACGTTCAGCGCCCCAGCAACACTCCATTTGCTCACATTCACCCGCAGGTTAACCGTACGCATGACGCGCTCTACTTTACTTGTCGTTCTGCCATTGAGCCTCTTTTCTATCGCCGTAAACATATCAGGCCTGGCATTCTCAAGATAGGATGCGGTATGAGCATATCCCTTCGACAAACAATGCTGAATCACCGCATCCAATCGTTTCCTCTTGGACTCTATCATTTTCTCGATGGTCTTCTGACAATCAACCAATGGCCGTATCGCACAGACCTCCATAAGCTCCGACATCACCTCCAGCCATTCTTTCCCCTTGCTCTTGACCCCATCTTGCCACAATACATACTTTGCCTGATACGGAATATGCCACAAACATCTCTGTACAAGCACCTTGATCTTACCTTTCAAACTATCCAAAATAGAGGTGTCTCCATCGGTTATCAAAAGAAACCGGGAAAACTTCCTGAACACCTTAACACTCTTACCAAAAAGCGTATCCCAACTACCGTTGTAATCCCCTATGTCAAGCCCTGCCACTCTCACCCCTCCACCGCTCTTGTATTGCACAAAGACCTTGAGTTCCTTGCCTCGTTTGGCTATCCCCTTAATCCCTACCCCTGTCCCGTCTGCTTCTCCCAGGGGAAGTCCCTTCTCGTCGAGTTGAAAATCTATCTCTGCTGCCGTCTTTTGTACCGATTTCCATATCGTCATCTTGTCTACTGTCCAGCCAAACATCGACACGATCTTCTTCGCTACCCGGTAGGTCGTTAACGATCCTACCAGCCCAAGCTTCCGATACGTCTCCGGTGGTATTCGCTTCATCCGCTCCATCCCCAGAAGCTTTCGCGTTATATACATCTTATGACCGCACCTCTTGCACTGCACCTGCAA from Candidatus Brocadia sp. includes these protein-coding regions:
- a CDS encoding glycosyltransferase: MTKDSMSKVQTQLFLPQNLHRKGEGGLRSEGYFKKSCVGKPLVTIITVALNGVNYIEKTMKSVINQTYDNVEYVVIDGGSTDGTLDIVKKYKDSITYWISEPDDGISDAFNKGISLSAGDIIGILSAGDWYETDTIAQVVSHFSTGKADIVHGMSQYWDSSAKKTHLICANHDLLHREMTVCHLTVFALRKCYTSIGLFRREFRYAMDYEWLLRAKVSGMTFLYINRCLAHSREGGISDRKWRSALWEVAQAKSIHFHGRINHLLYFVYQVIKGTVRRYLDHIGLQFITRFYHTRYSLTKKTRSID
- the dapF gene encoding diaminopimelate epimerase, with product MKFTKMHGIGNDYVYINCFEEEIGVPAKLAPIISDRHFGVGSDGLILILSSAVADCRMRIFNADGSEAQMCGNGIRCVAKYVYDNKITQKNPLTVETLAGIKTVQVFTENGRVSKARVNMGKPGLMRSEIPMIGNETKVIDESLPIDKNVSFRITCVSMGNPHCVVFVDDLDGLDISKYGPEIERHRVFPERINVHFVRIHNPKEVTMKTWERGSGITMACGTGASAVCVAGVLNKKTERNVLAHLPGGDLELEWAADGNVYMTGPATEVFTGEGTFTQKG
- a CDS encoding NAD(P)H-binding protein, whose protein sequence is MGSNEEFHVVTGAFGYTGKYIAQKLLSLGKKVRTITGHPNRLNPFGDKIGISPFSFDNPAELVKSLRGAITLYNTYWVRFSYKHVTFDKAVENTKVLIRAAEEAGVRKIVHISITNASESSPFPYFRGKGVLEKAVCQSGMSYAIIRPTVLFGHEDILINNIAWLLRRFPFFAILGSGAYQLQPVFVEDVAELAVQAGQYEENILLDAVGPEIYAFREMVQLIAEKVRSKAKIIYLRPELTLLFSRLIGYVVNDVILTRDEGYGLMSNLLISGNPPTGRTRLSAWLTDHEEDIGIKYASELGRHYH
- a CDS encoding MBL fold metallo-hydrolase, whose product is MIFKQLNKIACKTYLVGSEATKEVIIVDPVLPQVNEYVSLLKDEGLKLTHVLDTHTHADHLSGAGALVDHTGAVYVMHQNSPVRCVGFRVPDGFDCHLSDMPVKVMHAPGHTKDSMCLIFPDRILTGDTLFLDDGGAGRTDLPGGDAGEHWESLQKIMKLPDHLVVYPAHEYRGREPSSLGEQKKRNPNLQSRPKEAYIKWLTDMKLGPADWMNDVLKANYACTRDPSATHIPTDTPSCEMKGTMSPDLMEQQVPTITIAEVRRRLGTKQLDGTVILDVREPAELKGELGVIPGALNIPVGQVAQRLKELEKFKEKEIVTICRSGARAHTAAALLLKAGFRKVLNMSGGMTAFRKAEKTPQ
- a CDS encoding M48 family metallopeptidase: MSKLRFLSLLIIVMLLVSCSTVPITGRKQISFIPQSQLIGSSIDAYNQLLSQSKLSSDPTKKQMVVDVGTKIAAAAEGYMRENGMEKELEAYHWEFNLIEDDKTVNAFCMPGGKIAVYTGILPITQDETGLAVVMGHEVAHALANHGGERMSQALLAQLGATSLSVALSSQPAMTKELLMQAYGVGANVGVLLPYSRRQELEADHIGLILMAKADYDPRTAIPFWQRMGNVGGERPPEFLSTHPAPERRVEDIRDKIPEALKYYKGL